One window of Hoplias malabaricus isolate fHopMal1 chromosome 16, fHopMal1.hap1, whole genome shotgun sequence genomic DNA carries:
- the cdc6 gene encoding cell division control protein 6 homolog: MPSTRSQTQPTLQFPKRKSSRVISRSKSSSQPGSENAVAVQNIPLSPRKTNVMDVGSAPFSPEKTKLTDIRAISLSPRGHMLRSSSLNERLPLSPRKRTGDENECNLPTSLLGSPPKQSRPCMGSPRKLTFNENSPVFTSPPRSAPSSPKFPVSSFAGPSPRCLQAVSKDLESPKKTLVSHLPEQKSHYQSVKQALHTAVPERLLSREDERAKIVSFLENHVVPGKPSSLYISGAPGTGKSACLNCVLQEQKTLLKGVQTVVINCMTLRSSHAIFPMLVEKLRTSRGSSNGKLEKLLTSSGPTVLLVLDEMDQLDSKSQDVLYTIFEWPYLPESRLCLIGIANALDLTDRILPRLQAKPHCRPQLLHFPPYSRQELMAIVQDRLMQSSGEDLLDSAAVQFCARKVSAVSGDARKALDICRRAIEMVESTNRSKMPTESPVSNKVSRVSVPQVAKVLSEVYGDRMASSGGQEESFPLQQKLLVCCLLLLIRNGKGREVQLGKLCEAYSKLCQRRQVSGVGQGECLSLCSLLESRGIFSLKKAKEARLTKISLKIEEKDVENALKDRALLGSILAAGLC; the protein is encoded by the exons ATGCCCAGCACTCGTTCTCAGACACAACCCACTCTCCAGTTCCCCAAGCGAAAATCATCTAGGGTCATCTCTCGCTCCAAAAGTTCCTCTCAGCCTGGGTCGGAGAATGCAGTGGCCGTTCAAAACATCCCCCTTTCTCCCAGAAAGACTAATGTAATGGACGTGGGATCTGCCCCTTTTTCACCTGAAAAGACAAAACTCACAGATATCAGAGCGATTTCTCTTTCACCCCGGGGCCACATGCTTAGAAGCAGCTCTCTGAATGAGAGGCTGCCCCTGAGCCCACGCAAGCGCACAG GTGATGAAAATGAATGCAACCTGCCAACCTCTCTGCTGGGTTCTCCTCCTAAACAGAGTCGTCCATGCATGGGCTCCCCCCGCAAGCTCACCTTCAACGAGAACTCCCCCGTCTTCACTTCTCCTCCCCGGTCAGCCCCTTCATCTCCTAAATTTCCTGTGTCATCCTTTGCTGGACCCTCTCCCAGATGCTTGCAGGCTGTCAGTAAGGATTTGGAGTCACCAAAGAAAACACTGGTGTCACATCTTCCTGAACAAA aATCCCATTACCAAAGTGTGAAGCAGGCTCTGCACACGGCTGTGCCTGAACGACTGCTCTCCCGGGAAGATGAGCGAGCCAAAATCGTGTCCTTCCTGGAGAACCATGTGGTGCCTGGAAAGCCCTCTAGTCTTTATATCTCCGGAGCACCAGGGACTGGGAAGAGTGCCTGTTTGAACTGTGTGCTTCAGGAACAAAAG ACTCTCCTCAAGGGCGTGCAGACTGTGGTGATTAACTGCATGACGTTGCGCAGTTCCCATGCTATCTTCCCCATGTTAGTTGAGAAGTTGAGGACCTCCAGAGGTTCTAGTAATGGCAAACTTGAGAAGCTGCTGACGAGTTCAGGGCCCACAGT ATTGTTGGTTCTGGATGAGATGGATCAACTGGACAGCAAGTCCCAGGATGTTCTCTACACTATCTTTGAATGGCCTTATCTTCCAGAGTCACGTCTTTGTCTTATAG GGATTGCGAATGCTCTTGACTTGACGGACCGTATTCTGCCCAGACTCCAAGCCAAGCCTCACTGCAGACCACAGCTCCTTCACTTCCCGCCATACAGCCGCCAAGAACTGATGGCCATTGTCCAAGACAGACTCATGCAG tcatcaGGAGAGGACCTTTTAGATTCTGCTGCTGTTCAGTTTTGTGCCAGGAAAGTGTCTGCAGTGTCAGGAGATGCCCGGAAAGCACTTGACATCTGCAG GAGAGCTATAGAAATGGTTGAATCTACCAACAGGTCAAAAATGCCAACAGAATCCCCAGTCAGTAATAAAG TGTCTCGTGTGAGCGTACCTCAGGTGGCCAAAGTACTGTCAGAGGTGTATGGAGACCGCATGGCTTCCAGTGGTGGACAAGAAGAGAGTTTCCCCCTGCAACAGAAACTGCTCGTCTGTTGCCTTCTCCTGCTCATTCGCAATGGCAAGGGTAGAGAAGTCCAGTTGGGCAAG CTATGTGAGGCCTACAGCAAGTTGTGTCAGCGGAGGCAGGTCAGTGGTGTGGGGCAGGGAgaatgtctgtctctctgcagtCTACTAGAGAGCAGGGGCATCTTCTCCCTCAAGAAGGCCAAAGAAGCACGACTCACCAAG ATATCTCTCAAGATTGAAGAGAAGGATGTGGAGAATGCCCTTAAGGATCGTGCACTACTGGGCAGCATCTTGGCTGCAGGCCTGTGTTAA